In Meiothermus ruber DSM 1279, the following proteins share a genomic window:
- the phnE gene encoding phosphonate ABC transporter, permease protein PhnE, with translation MTELLLYTLSGVFLALLMGVARGSMRRWVVGAGLALLVVFVAFPFSRARGFLSRDTIDPTLLGLTPVYPLLLLIPLGVLVALVLTRRGGAAGWGGVLGGAVVLLAAGSWYAQPAQLVRMQPINGLMELLVALGVAASVALLAFSRPKQRLPILLAAALAGALAFYWFHAPQGGGAYLPKSLGYYKLFSPTAPESQTAMIEAYNQALPELNAIRKELGQEELKPIQSLADLQGAIPQQASSEGYRLVQPATTQYGAFGMFFLAGLMLGAGLVLLRNPTLHEPDDWRAGILIALVASCLIPAFDATEFDLNKLVVGWPFLQQFADRAWPPLLADASAERYPLQEVLSQIAVTVQMALVGTFLAAVFAMPISFLAARNVTSGTPLMRSVFYATRLFLNVLRGVPTLIIALILVAAVGLGPFAGVMAIAIHSLTELGKLYSEAIENADKGPVEALESTGAAGVNVVRWAILPQVLPLFVSYTIYNFEINFRSSLVLGLVGAGGIGYFINEKMASGQYDQMIVGVIAIVVVVNIIDFASSWLRSRLV, from the coding sequence ATGACCGAGCTGCTGTTGTACACCTTGAGCGGGGTGTTCTTGGCGCTGCTGATGGGGGTGGCCCGGGGCTCCATGCGGCGCTGGGTGGTGGGCGCTGGGCTGGCCCTGCTGGTGGTTTTTGTGGCCTTCCCCTTCAGCCGGGCCCGGGGCTTTTTGAGCCGCGATACCATAGACCCCACCCTGCTGGGCCTTACGCCCGTTTATCCCCTGCTTCTGCTGATTCCCCTGGGTGTGCTCGTAGCCCTGGTGCTTACCCGCCGGGGTGGGGCTGCCGGATGGGGTGGTGTGCTGGGAGGGGCGGTGGTGCTGCTGGCCGCGGGAAGCTGGTACGCGCAGCCAGCCCAGTTGGTTCGTATGCAGCCCATCAACGGCCTCATGGAGCTGCTGGTGGCCCTTGGGGTGGCTGCCTCGGTGGCCCTGCTTGCTTTTAGCCGCCCCAAGCAGCGCCTGCCCATTCTGCTGGCGGCTGCCCTGGCTGGGGCGCTGGCGTTTTACTGGTTTCATGCCCCCCAAGGTGGAGGGGCCTACCTGCCTAAAAGCCTGGGCTATTACAAGCTGTTCTCCCCCACGGCCCCGGAGAGCCAGACGGCCATGATCGAGGCCTACAACCAGGCCTTGCCCGAGCTCAACGCCATACGTAAAGAGCTGGGCCAGGAGGAACTCAAGCCCATCCAAAGCCTGGCCGATCTGCAAGGGGCTATTCCCCAGCAGGCCTCGAGCGAGGGCTACCGCCTGGTGCAGCCGGCCACGACCCAGTACGGCGCTTTTGGTATGTTTTTTCTGGCCGGACTCATGCTGGGGGCTGGGCTGGTGTTGTTGCGAAACCCTACGCTGCACGAGCCCGACGATTGGCGCGCTGGTATCCTGATTGCTCTGGTGGCGAGCTGCCTGATCCCAGCGTTTGATGCCACCGAGTTTGACCTCAACAAGCTGGTGGTGGGCTGGCCCTTCTTGCAGCAGTTTGCCGATAGGGCCTGGCCCCCTCTACTGGCCGATGCTTCGGCCGAGCGCTACCCGCTGCAAGAGGTGCTGAGCCAGATTGCCGTCACGGTGCAGATGGCCCTGGTGGGCACCTTTCTGGCGGCGGTTTTCGCCATGCCCATCTCGTTTCTAGCAGCCCGCAACGTGACCTCGGGTACGCCCTTGATGCGCTCGGTGTTCTACGCAACCCGCCTGTTTTTAAACGTGCTGCGTGGAGTGCCCACCCTGATCATTGCCCTGATTCTGGTGGCGGCGGTGGGGCTGGGGCCTTTTGCCGGGGTGATGGCCATTGCCATCCACTCCCTGACCGAGCTGGGTAAGCTCTACTCCGAGGCCATTGAAAACGCCGACAAGGGCCCGGTTGAGGCCCTGGAATCTACCGGTGCGGCGGGGGTGAACGTGGTGCGCTGGGCTATATTGCCCCAGGTGCTGCCCCTTTTTGTCTCCTATACCATCTACAACTTTGAGATCAATTTCCGCTCCTCGCTGGTGCTGGGCCTGGTGGGGGCGGGTGGCATCGGCTATTTCATCAACGAGAAGATGGCCTCGGGACAGTACGACCAGATGATCGTGGGGGTTATAGCGATTGTGGTGGTGGTGAACATCATCGACTTCGCTTCCTCGTGGCTGCGCAGCCGGCTGGTGTGA
- the phnC gene encoding phosphonate ABC transporter ATP-binding protein: protein MIEVRNLNQTFQTAKGPLQVLMDVNLEIAPGDFVAVIGRSGAGKSTFLRTLNGLLIPTSGSVIVNGTDITKLPKRELQKYRRTVGFIFQQFNLVNRLSALENVLHGRLGYLPTWRGLLGLYSEADYQIARQQLERVDLAAKENARVDSLSGGQQQRVAIARAMAQQPTLMLADEPAANLDPVLSEEVMRTLKRFNEQDGVTVVINIHALDLALKYAKRIVAFKRGRLVFDGAPAQLTESIIDDLYERKEMLA from the coding sequence ATGATTGAAGTCCGAAACCTTAACCAGACCTTTCAAACCGCCAAGGGGCCCCTTCAGGTTCTGATGGACGTGAACCTCGAGATTGCCCCTGGGGATTTTGTGGCCGTAATTGGGCGCTCGGGGGCCGGTAAGAGCACCTTTTTGCGCACCCTCAATGGGCTGCTGATTCCCACCTCGGGCTCGGTGATTGTCAATGGTACCGATATTACCAAGCTGCCCAAGCGCGAGTTGCAGAAGTACCGCCGCACGGTCGGCTTCATTTTCCAGCAGTTCAACCTGGTCAACCGCCTGAGTGCTCTGGAAAACGTGTTGCATGGCCGGCTGGGCTATCTGCCCACCTGGCGCGGCCTGCTGGGTCTGTACAGCGAGGCCGACTACCAGATTGCCCGCCAGCAGCTCGAGCGCGTAGACCTGGCCGCAAAAGAGAACGCTCGAGTGGACTCGCTCTCGGGTGGGCAGCAGCAACGGGTGGCCATCGCCCGGGCCATGGCCCAGCAGCCCACCCTGATGCTGGCCGACGAGCCGGCGGCCAACCTCGACCCGGTGCTCTCGGAGGAGGTGATGCGCACCCTCAAGCGCTTCAACGAGCAGGACGGGGTCACAGTGGTGATCAACATCCACGCCCTCGACCTGGCCCTGAAGTACGCCAAGCGCATCGTGGCTTTCAAGCGCGGGCGGCTGGTGTTCGATGGGGCGCCGGCACAGCTTACCGAGTCGATCATCGACGATCTATACGAGCGCAAGGAGATGCTGGCATGA
- a CDS encoding LptF/LptG family permease, translating into MTRLDRYILREAWPVFLFGLALYVGFGLISNLLPRAQWMGTAELSSILKWLALQVPYATVQAMPIAGLLAVMLAFGRLARENELLVMQAGGISVLRTARPFLLGGLLLSGFSLALSEWVVPWANRATALVYWNELIPERTPQFNLVGRELTVGEYILRYEGFDPAKDEFQRVRLERWQNQTMTVILAQTARLQGQRIVLRDYRVFTLDFAQLPLPEFASLEQAEAGLQQIFRAQNIGQPGAELTVRLSRSREDLEVQYAGGGFEVPVPLSEWWRKLQDPRTPPRELREAKAQWHAAIALALANLMVLVLALPVAVRRATSPGTALGLALVLTIAYYVAFSAGKVLALSGPLPPELAAWGANLLGVAVGYGLGKGIYR; encoded by the coding sequence ATGACCCGCCTAGATCGCTACATCTTACGTGAAGCCTGGCCGGTTTTCCTGTTTGGCCTGGCACTTTATGTGGGCTTTGGGCTCATTAGCAACCTCCTGCCCAGGGCCCAGTGGATGGGCACCGCCGAGCTCAGCAGCATCCTCAAGTGGCTGGCCTTGCAGGTGCCCTACGCCACCGTGCAGGCCATGCCCATCGCCGGACTTCTGGCGGTGATGCTGGCTTTTGGACGGCTGGCGCGGGAAAACGAGCTTTTGGTGATGCAGGCCGGGGGCATCTCGGTGCTCCGCACGGCCCGGCCTTTTTTGCTGGGGGGCCTGCTTTTGAGCGGCTTCTCGCTGGCCCTCTCGGAGTGGGTGGTACCCTGGGCCAACCGGGCCACAGCCCTGGTGTACTGGAACGAGCTGATCCCCGAGCGCACCCCCCAGTTCAACCTGGTGGGGCGCGAGCTTACGGTGGGCGAGTACATCCTGCGCTACGAGGGCTTTGACCCAGCCAAGGACGAGTTCCAGCGGGTGCGCCTCGAGCGCTGGCAGAACCAGACCATGACCGTGATCCTGGCCCAGACCGCCCGCCTGCAGGGCCAGCGCATCGTGCTGAGGGATTACCGGGTCTTTACCCTGGATTTCGCCCAGCTTCCCCTGCCCGAGTTCGCCTCGCTGGAGCAGGCCGAGGCCGGCTTGCAGCAGATTTTCCGGGCCCAGAACATCGGCCAGCCGGGAGCCGAGCTCACCGTGCGGCTCTCCCGCAGCCGCGAAGACCTGGAGGTTCAGTACGCTGGGGGCGGGTTCGAGGTGCCGGTGCCCCTCTCAGAGTGGTGGCGCAAGCTGCAAGACCCCCGCACCCCACCCCGCGAGCTGCGCGAGGCCAAGGCCCAGTGGCACGCCGCCATTGCCCTGGCCCTGGCCAACCTGATGGTGCTGGTGCTGGCCCTGCCGGTGGCGGTGCGCCGGGCCACCAGCCCCGGTACGGCGCTGGGCCTGGCTTTGGTGCTCACCATCGCCTACTACGTGGCCTTCAGCGCCGGCAAGGTGCTGGCCCTATCCGGCCCTCTACCGCCGGAGCTGGCCGCCTGGGGGGCCAACCTGCTGGGGGTGGCCGTGGGCTACGGGCTGGGCAAGGGCATCTACCGGTAG
- a CDS encoding N-acetylmuramoyl-L-alanine amidase family protein, which translates to MRLLAFVIVWLAPVLAFPRLGLHEGYTRLVFDLEARTQYQLAQSPDTLTLRFSGIGVEAADVDVSSPQVASYQVVVAGNGATVFVRLKPNVEVKTALLDDGNRRRLVVDVLTRAPRPSPPVQAQPQPPRPRPQPRVVVIDPGHGGVDSGAVGYVVEKEVTLDLALRLRQLLQKEGIEVILTRSSDTHLSPDKATDLGLRAEMANSKRNLFISIHVNSAPNAAQGIETYYFGSTLDQSLLAQVIRENGGGELGQRLTREAQSVGERLVRDLIAQSNLKFSRQLAHYVQGALLEATGAVDRGVRQAPFYVIRNARIPAILVEVGFANHPVEGRRLQTNEYRQTLALALARGILRFLNNGE; encoded by the coding sequence ATGCGGCTTTTAGCCTTTGTCATCGTATGGCTGGCCCCGGTGCTGGCGTTTCCGCGCCTGGGTCTGCACGAAGGCTACACCCGCCTGGTCTTCGACCTCGAGGCCCGAACCCAGTACCAACTCGCCCAGTCCCCCGACACCCTCACCCTTCGCTTTAGCGGCATCGGCGTGGAGGCCGCCGATGTGGATGTGAGTTCACCCCAGGTGGCCTCCTACCAGGTGGTGGTAGCCGGCAACGGCGCCACGGTGTTCGTGCGCCTGAAGCCGAACGTAGAGGTCAAGACCGCACTTCTGGACGACGGAAACCGGCGTCGCCTGGTGGTGGATGTGCTCACCAGGGCCCCCCGGCCCAGCCCCCCGGTGCAGGCCCAACCCCAGCCCCCCCGGCCCCGCCCCCAGCCCAGGGTGGTGGTGATAGACCCCGGCCACGGCGGTGTTGATTCTGGGGCGGTGGGCTATGTGGTGGAGAAGGAGGTGACCCTCGACCTGGCCCTGCGCCTGCGGCAACTGCTGCAAAAAGAGGGCATCGAGGTCATTCTGACCCGCAGCAGCGATACCCACCTTTCCCCTGACAAGGCCACCGACCTGGGCCTGCGGGCCGAGATGGCCAACTCCAAGCGCAACCTGTTTATCTCCATCCACGTCAACAGCGCACCCAACGCGGCCCAGGGTATCGAGACCTACTACTTTGGCAGCACCCTGGATCAGAGCCTGCTGGCCCAGGTGATCCGTGAGAACGGCGGGGGCGAGCTGGGCCAGCGCCTGACCCGCGAGGCCCAGAGTGTGGGCGAACGCCTGGTGCGCGACCTGATCGCCCAGTCCAACCTCAAGTTTTCGCGGCAACTGGCCCACTATGTGCAGGGGGCGTTGTTAGAGGCCACCGGCGCGGTAGACCGGGGGGTGCGCCAGGCGCCTTTTTACGTGATTCGCAACGCCCGCATCCCGGCCATTCTGGTGGAGGTGGGCTTTGCCAATCATCCCGTTGAGGGCCGCCGCCTCCAGACCAACGAGTACCGCCAGACCCTGGCCCTGGCCCTGGCTCGAGGCATCCTGCGCTTTTTAAACAACGGGGAGTAG
- a CDS encoding HAD family hydrolase yields MQALIFDFDGTILDTEKSEFQAWQEVYQAHGAELSLEYWLPFIGNNSIPFDPAGNLERLVGQPLDKENIERWVDERKRTLNQSLQPLPGVLDYLEAAQAMGLKLAVASSSRRAWVEGHLEWLGLLGYFQVIRTKEDVTLTKPDPALFLRAAEGLGVAPQETIVLEDSLNGVRAAKAAGAFTVAIPNALTQHLDLSQADLVLTRLDDLALWDLLRIARQKGGAGLLPVV; encoded by the coding sequence ATGCAAGCCCTCATCTTCGACTTCGACGGCACCATCCTGGACACCGAAAAGAGCGAGTTTCAGGCCTGGCAGGAGGTGTACCAGGCCCACGGGGCCGAGTTATCACTGGAGTATTGGCTTCCTTTTATCGGCAACAACTCCATCCCCTTCGACCCGGCTGGCAACCTGGAACGGCTTGTGGGCCAGCCGCTGGATAAGGAAAACATCGAGCGCTGGGTGGACGAGCGCAAGCGAACCCTCAACCAGTCGCTCCAGCCCCTACCGGGGGTGCTGGACTACCTCGAGGCCGCCCAGGCCATGGGTCTCAAGCTGGCAGTGGCCAGCAGCTCGAGGCGGGCCTGGGTGGAGGGGCACCTGGAGTGGCTGGGCTTGCTGGGGTATTTCCAGGTCATCCGCACCAAGGAAGATGTGACCCTGACCAAGCCCGACCCCGCGCTATTTTTGCGGGCCGCCGAGGGACTGGGGGTCGCCCCCCAGGAAACCATCGTGCTCGAGGACTCCCTGAACGGGGTGCGGGCGGCCAAGGCGGCGGGGGCCTTTACGGTGGCCATCCCCAACGCCCTCACCCAGCACCTCGACCTGAGCCAGGCCGACCTGGTGCTCACCCGCCTGGACGACCTGGCGCTGTGGGATCTGCTGCGCATTGCCCGGCAAAAGGGCGGCGCAGGGCTACTCCCCGTTGTTTAA
- a CDS encoding M23 family metallopeptidase, with protein sequence MARAPHPLTSSVTLRVPLWVVAALPLLLVGLVLLGWSKSSLERQQLARLEAQAYKLSLELEAEKSRNEAYGIEAVQLQQSLKVLESEINRLRAKAGLPKLHLPAPAQPNPVPRPDGAPRGAGEPIDLGALLLSLRSQVEGFAAELEATAVALNNPLPPDPRPGRVLRRPALQASPPSPTQFVPTGLPLLVEAPLTSTFGYRSNPFGGGAYEFHNGVDFAAPEGTPVYATAAGTVSEMGWNPIFGLMVLIDHGNGLHTLYGHLSSTYVEKGQQVQQSALIGAVGSTGRSTGPHLHYTVYRYGVAVDPLPYVGYAAVR encoded by the coding sequence ATGGCGAGAGCGCCCCACCCCCTCACCTCGAGCGTCACCCTGAGGGTGCCGCTGTGGGTGGTGGCGGCTTTGCCGCTGCTGCTGGTGGGGCTGGTGCTGCTGGGGTGGAGCAAAAGCTCCCTCGAGCGTCAGCAACTGGCCCGGCTGGAGGCCCAGGCCTATAAGCTAAGCTTGGAGCTCGAGGCCGAAAAAAGCCGCAACGAGGCCTACGGCATCGAGGCTGTTCAACTGCAACAGAGCCTCAAGGTGCTGGAAAGCGAAATCAACCGGCTCCGCGCCAAGGCCGGCCTGCCCAAGCTGCACCTGCCTGCGCCGGCCCAGCCCAACCCGGTGCCCAGGCCCGACGGGGCCCCTCGAGGGGCCGGCGAGCCCATCGATCTGGGCGCTCTGCTGCTCAGCCTGCGCTCTCAGGTGGAAGGTTTTGCAGCGGAGCTCGAGGCCACTGCCGTTGCACTCAACAACCCACTCCCCCCCGATCCCCGCCCTGGGCGTGTGCTGCGGCGGCCCGCCCTCCAGGCCAGCCCCCCCAGCCCGACCCAGTTCGTACCAACCGGTCTGCCCTTGCTGGTCGAAGCCCCGCTCACCTCCACCTTCGGCTACCGCTCCAATCCGTTTGGCGGTGGGGCCTACGAATTTCACAACGGCGTAGACTTTGCCGCACCCGAGGGCACGCCGGTCTATGCCACCGCGGCCGGAACGGTGAGCGAGATGGGCTGGAACCCCATCTTTGGCCTGATGGTTCTAATAGACCACGGCAATGGCCTGCACACCCTGTACGGACACCTTTCCTCCACCTACGTCGAAAAAGGCCAGCAGGTTCAACAAAGCGCCTTGATCGGTGCAGTCGGTTCAACCGGGCGCTCCACCGGCCCGCACCTGCACTACACCGTATACCGGTATGGGGTGGCGGTTGACCCACTCCCCTATGTGGGTTATGCCGCAGTTCGCTAA
- a CDS encoding M23 family metallopeptidase, with translation MPPRRHPVRYTLWLARTGAAPRAFSLPAWVPLVVVLVLLVWSGLNLWLWQRTAEMRSLQIQLVSLSDQARKLNNQLAAERTRNNALSQDAQSILKQLEVLEKEINTLRERAGMPKIKLTPTRNEGGGRGGAATPAALEDVLKYADQQTRAFSEKLSEVSPALNEALEREAAMPYGYPIRGQTRITSYFGYRRNPFGWGFEFHNGLDFPASYGTPVRVTGAGRVIETGWKGPFGLAVVVDHGYGYRTLYGHLSSITVQVGQRLERGDQVGLVGSTGRSTGPHLHYTVFRNGSEVNPIPYLD, from the coding sequence ATGCCGCCCCGTCGACACCCCGTGCGTTATACCCTGTGGCTGGCCCGCACCGGCGCCGCCCCACGGGCGTTTTCCCTACCCGCCTGGGTTCCGCTGGTGGTGGTGCTGGTGCTGCTGGTCTGGAGCGGCCTGAACCTCTGGCTCTGGCAGCGCACCGCCGAGATGCGCAGCCTGCAGATTCAGTTGGTAAGCCTGTCGGATCAGGCCCGCAAGCTCAACAACCAGTTGGCGGCTGAGCGCACCCGCAACAACGCCCTCAGCCAGGATGCCCAGAGCATTCTGAAGCAGCTCGAGGTGCTCGAAAAAGAGATCAACACCCTGCGCGAGCGGGCCGGGATGCCCAAAATCAAACTCACCCCAACCCGCAACGAGGGCGGTGGGCGCGGGGGGGCCGCGACCCCGGCGGCCCTCGAGGATGTCTTAAAGTATGCCGACCAACAGACCAGGGCTTTTTCCGAGAAGCTGAGTGAGGTATCGCCGGCGCTCAACGAGGCCCTCGAGCGGGAAGCCGCCATGCCCTACGGCTACCCCATCCGCGGGCAGACCCGGATCACCTCGTATTTCGGCTACCGTCGCAACCCTTTTGGCTGGGGCTTTGAGTTTCACAACGGGCTGGACTTCCCTGCCTCTTACGGCACCCCCGTGCGGGTCACCGGGGCCGGCAGGGTCATCGAGACCGGCTGGAAAGGCCCCTTTGGCCTGGCGGTGGTGGTGGATCACGGCTACGGCTACCGCACCCTGTACGGGCACCTATCCTCCATCACGGTACAGGTTGGGCAGCGCCTCGAGCGCGGCGACCAGGTGGGGCTGGTGGGTTCGACGGGCCGCTCAACCGGGCCCCACCTGCACTACACGGTCTTCCGCAACGGGAGCGAGGTTAACCCGATTCCCTACCTAGACTAG
- the accD gene encoding acetyl-CoA carboxylase, carboxyltransferase subunit beta, whose amino-acid sequence MALERLFRRRRAQGEARDIPELWVKCPKCDAQIYKKDLETNLHVCPKCEHHLRLSADKRIAMLADAGSFEQITGLKPTDPLGFVDTEPYPKRLERYQKEAGRPDAIVGGRCTIGGVESVLLVMDYAFAGGSMGSVVGEEITRGIELAAQENRAVVIVAVSGGARMQEAALSLMQMAKTTLALDRLWAQKLPYISILTDPTTGGVTASFAAIADVILAEPGALIGFAGPRVIKQTIRQDLPEGFQRSEFLLKHGMVDQVVDRRRLKETVARILKLLHPRTVNHAG is encoded by the coding sequence ATGGCCTTAGAGCGGCTTTTCCGCCGTCGCCGGGCACAGGGCGAGGCAAGGGACATTCCCGAGCTATGGGTCAAGTGCCCCAAGTGCGACGCGCAGATATATAAAAAAGACCTCGAGACCAACCTGCACGTCTGCCCCAAGTGCGAGCACCACCTGCGGCTCTCGGCCGACAAGCGCATCGCCATGCTGGCCGATGCAGGCAGCTTCGAGCAGATCACCGGCCTCAAACCCACCGACCCCCTGGGCTTTGTGGATACCGAGCCCTACCCCAAGCGGCTCGAGCGCTACCAAAAGGAAGCCGGGCGGCCCGATGCCATCGTGGGGGGGCGCTGCACCATTGGGGGCGTGGAAAGCGTGCTGCTGGTGATGGACTACGCCTTTGCCGGGGGTTCGATGGGCAGCGTGGTGGGTGAGGAAATTACCCGCGGCATCGAACTGGCCGCCCAGGAGAACCGGGCGGTGGTGATCGTCGCAGTCTCGGGCGGGGCCCGGATGCAGGAAGCGGCTTTATCCCTGATGCAGATGGCCAAGACCACCCTGGCCCTCGACCGGTTGTGGGCGCAAAAACTGCCCTACATCTCCATCCTCACCGACCCCACCACCGGCGGGGTCACGGCCAGCTTCGCGGCCATCGCCGATGTGATTCTGGCCGAGCCCGGGGCCCTGATCGGCTTTGCCGGGCCTCGAGTGATTAAGCAAACCATCCGCCAGGACTTACCCGAGGGCTTCCAGCGCTCGGAGTTTTTGCTCAAGCACGGCATGGTAGACCAGGTGGTGGATCGGCGCCGGCTGAAGGAAACCGTGGCGCGCATCCTCAAGCTGCTGCACCCCAGGACGGTGAACCATGCAGGCTAG
- a CDS encoding bactofilin family protein, with translation MAVLGGGRKPNPAALTYLSEGSEIEGNLRAPGNTRIDGKIKGSVLVEGDLEIGSNAQIEGDQIKANNIIVHGQVSAQVIALGKLHITKSARVEGDVRAMSLDVEAGAVFVGRSQTGEPRALPQNTKTGSNQ, from the coding sequence ATGGCGGTGTTAGGTGGAGGACGTAAACCCAATCCGGCTGCGCTCACCTACCTGAGTGAGGGCAGTGAGATCGAAGGCAACCTTAGAGCCCCGGGCAACACCCGCATCGACGGGAAGATCAAAGGATCGGTGCTCGTCGAGGGCGACCTCGAGATCGGCAGCAACGCCCAGATCGAAGGCGATCAGATTAAGGCCAACAACATCATCGTTCACGGGCAGGTTAGCGCCCAAGTGATCGCGCTGGGCAAGCTGCACATCACCAAGAGCGCCCGGGTAGAAGGGGACGTGCGGGCCATGTCCCTGGATGTGGAGGCCGGAGCGGTGTTTGTGGGCCGCAGCCAGACGGGCGAGCCCAGGGCGCTGCCCCAGAACACCAAGACAGGCAGCAACCAGTAG
- a CDS encoding acetyl-CoA carboxylase carboxyltransferase subunit alpha codes for MPLEFEKPIEELEAKIAELEGFATSSGVDLSGELQVLRERLAQLKSETFDNLSRWERVQLARAPGRPTTLDVIGGIMTEFVELYGDRTYGEDPAVVGGLARFEGTSVVVVGHQKGRDTKENIRRNFAMPHPEGYRKAMRMMDLADRFGRPFIAFIDTPGAYPGVSAEERGQAWVIAQSIQRMARLRVPAIAIILGEGGSGGALAIGVGNRVLILENAWYSVISPESCAAILWRDAKEAAKAAEALKLSAPDLLNLGIVDRIIPEPSGGAHRDPAATLANIKQALQATLAELAGLSPEQLFEDRYRRFRGLGRYQA; via the coding sequence ATGCCGCTTGAGTTCGAAAAGCCGATCGAGGAGCTCGAGGCCAAAATCGCCGAGCTGGAGGGCTTTGCGACCAGCAGCGGGGTCGACCTCTCCGGCGAGCTCCAGGTTCTGCGGGAGCGCCTGGCCCAGCTCAAATCGGAGACCTTCGATAACCTCTCTCGCTGGGAGCGGGTGCAGCTGGCCCGTGCCCCCGGACGCCCCACCACCCTCGACGTGATCGGGGGCATCATGACCGAGTTTGTCGAACTGTACGGTGACCGAACCTACGGCGAAGACCCCGCGGTGGTGGGCGGCCTGGCCCGCTTTGAAGGCACCTCGGTGGTGGTGGTGGGGCACCAGAAAGGCCGCGACACCAAAGAAAACATCCGGCGCAACTTCGCCATGCCCCACCCCGAGGGTTACCGCAAGGCCATGCGTATGATGGATCTGGCCGACCGCTTCGGGCGGCCCTTCATCGCCTTCATCGACACCCCCGGCGCCTACCCCGGCGTCTCCGCCGAGGAGCGCGGCCAGGCCTGGGTGATCGCCCAGAGCATCCAGCGCATGGCCCGCCTAAGGGTGCCGGCCATCGCCATCATCCTGGGCGAGGGCGGCTCGGGCGGGGCGCTGGCCATTGGGGTAGGCAACCGCGTGCTGATCCTGGAAAACGCCTGGTACTCGGTGATCTCGCCCGAGTCCTGCGCGGCCATCCTCTGGCGCGACGCCAAAGAAGCCGCCAAAGCCGCCGAAGCCCTCAAACTCTCGGCCCCCGATCTCTTGAACCTGGGCATCGTGGATCGGATCATCCCCGAACCCAGCGGTGGGGCCCACCGCGACCCCGCCGCCACCCTGGCGAATATCAAACAGGCTTTGCAGGCTACGCTTGCCGAACTCGCTGGCCTTAGCCCAGAGCAGCTATTCGAAGACCGCTACCGGCGGTTCAGGGGGCTGGGGCGCTACCAGGCCTAG
- a CDS encoding phosphate/phosphite/phosphonate ABC transporter substrate-binding protein, with the protein MKRSLFLLLALLMFGLSAGLAQNPVKVRIGFNPTQNSDQLRPAAQAIADYLERRFQGAIEVEVFIPTEYRGLIEAMRGGNLDFAFFPPDGYVIANQDVGAQVLLKSVRGSSPYYWSAIVVRKDSGIKSVRDLEGKTIAWVDKNSAAGYVFPRAALVAEKLDPDKLFAKQTFAGRHDAAVLAVLNKSVDAAATFANDNRNKSGAWTQFLKPEEAAQLTAIFYSKPIPGDTFSVSKQFYTKYPTLSRGIAAALQGIKTPESKLLFNLYRIDYMIPAQDSDYDVVRQARKVAGQ; encoded by the coding sequence ATGAAACGCAGCCTGTTTCTTCTGCTAGCTTTGTTGATGTTTGGCCTGTCCGCGGGCTTGGCCCAGAACCCGGTTAAAGTGCGCATCGGCTTTAACCCCACCCAGAACTCCGATCAGCTTCGCCCGGCGGCCCAGGCCATTGCCGATTACCTCGAGCGCCGCTTCCAGGGGGCCATCGAGGTGGAAGTTTTCATCCCCACCGAGTACCGCGGTCTGATTGAGGCCATGCGCGGTGGCAACCTCGACTTCGCCTTCTTCCCGCCCGACGGCTACGTGATCGCCAACCAGGATGTGGGCGCCCAGGTGCTCCTCAAGAGCGTGCGCGGCAGCAGCCCCTACTACTGGTCGGCCATCGTGGTGCGCAAGGACTCAGGCATCAAGAGCGTGCGCGACCTCGAGGGCAAGACCATCGCCTGGGTAGACAAAAACTCCGCAGCCGGTTACGTGTTCCCGCGGGCCGCGCTGGTGGCCGAGAAGCTCGACCCCGACAAGCTGTTCGCCAAGCAAACCTTCGCCGGTCGGCACGACGCCGCGGTGCTGGCAGTGCTGAATAAGTCGGTGGACGCAGCGGCCACCTTTGCCAACGACAACCGCAACAAGAGCGGGGCCTGGACGCAGTTCCTCAAGCCCGAGGAGGCCGCCCAGCTCACCGCCATTTTCTACTCCAAGCCCATCCCCGGCGATACCTTCTCGGTCTCCAAGCAGTTCTACACCAAATACCCCACCCTTTCGCGCGGCATCGCGGCGGCCCTGCAGGGCATCAAAACCCCGGAGAGCAAACTCCTGTTTAACCTCTACCGCATCGACTACATGATTCCCGCTCAGGACTCCGACTACGATGTGGTGCGCCAGGCCCGCAAAGTGGCCGGCCAGTAA